The Candidatus Methylomirabilota bacterium DNA segment GAGGACCGTGTGGATGTGGAGCGGCCCCACGAGCAGGAAAATCGCGCCCGCCACGAAAAGCTCGCCGCCGCGCCGGATGGAGGTGCGCATGATACGCGCCGTGGTGACGAAGACGAGCCCGACCACGGCGGCGCCAGTGCCGTGCATGGCCGAGGTGGCGTTGGGCGTGAAGCCTATCCGGAAGTAAAGAGCCGCCACCGCGAGCAGGATCAGCGCGCCCGGAACGATGAGCGCGACAGCGCCCCAGAGACCGCCGCGCCAGCCCGCGAGCCTGACGCCGAGGGCCACCGCGAGGTTGGAGTAGTTGGGGCCCGGCAGAAGCTGGGAGAGCGTCAGGTCC contains these protein-coding regions:
- a CDS encoding chromate transporter: MTGRVRLSQILKVFGWIGLTSLGGGRSVYFHAGLVGKRRWITNHEFIQDLTLSQLLPGPNYSNLAVALGVRLAGWRGGLWGAVALIVPGALILLAVAALYFRIGFTPNATSAMHGTGAAVVGLVFVTTARIMRTSIRRGGELFVAGAIFLLVGPLHIHTVLAVLLVAPVSLWIHRPRPTS